A genomic segment from Nicotiana sylvestris chromosome 1, ASM39365v2, whole genome shotgun sequence encodes:
- the LOC138869786 gene encoding uncharacterized protein, protein MGMVKAYADGIKKNFDKFISGNLSGYLGAHGVSFAPAQPEGREAVSEEEQHRLERYKKYNPPTFSGLALSDAQGFLEECHYILCTMGIAESSGVSFTAFRLRGATYQWWHAYELDSPAETTSLIWTQFSDMFLREYVPHSLRDTWSAEFEQLRQGTMTILEYVVRFSDLARHAPALVYSSREGPLVY, encoded by the exons ATGGGAATGGTCAAAGCTTATGCAGACg GAATCAAGAAGAATTTTGACAAGTTCATCTCTGGAAATTTATCTGGGTATTTGGGTGCACATGGTGTTTCCTTTG CCCCAGCTCAGCCCGAGGGTAGGGAAGCAGTCTCAGAGGAGGAGCAGCAtaggctcgagaggtacaagaagtacaaccctcctacattcagtggtctagcattaagtgatgctcagggatttctggaggagtgccactATATCCTATGCACTATGGGCATAGCAGAGTCGAGTGGAGTTTCTTTCACTGCTTTTCGGCTTCGAGGAGCGACCTATCAATGGTGGCATGCTTATGAGTTGGATAGTCCGGCTGAGACAACTTCCCTTATATGGACACAATTCTCGgacatgtttttgagagagtatgtcccTCACAGCCTCAGGGACACATGGAGTGCGGAGTTTGAGCAGTtacgccagggtactatgactatttTAGAGTATGTAGTCCGTTTcagtgacttggctagacatgcaccggccttggtttacagttcgagagagggtccattggtttattga